A single Scleropages formosus chromosome 4, fSclFor1.1, whole genome shotgun sequence DNA region contains:
- the timm22 gene encoding mitochondrial import inner membrane translocase subunit Tim22: MAASSQNAETSAMSIGSSPDGGQLQYSLILEHLIGDRRQAKELNPAVMGGLPSPHKSDEQKMMEQGMESCAFKALLACVGGFVLGGAFGVFTAGIDSNVGFDPKDPMRTPTAREVLRDMGQRGMSYAKNFAIVGAMFSCTECIIESHRGKSDWKNAVYSGCVTGGAIGFRAGLKAGVLGCGGFAAFSAAIEYYLR; the protein is encoded by the exons ATGGCGGCGTCCTCACAAAACGCGGAAACCAGTGCAATGTCGATAGGTTCGAGTCCCGATGGCGGGCAGTTGCAGTATAGCCTAATCCTAGAGCATCTGATCGGAGACAGGAGACAAGCGAAGGAGCTGAATCCGGCCGTGATGGGCGGTTTACCGAGCCCCCACAAGTCGGATGAGCAGAAGATGATGGAGCAGGGGATGGAAAGCTGCGCTTTCAAAGCGCTCCTGGCCTGTGTTGGAG GCTTTGTTCTCGGAGGAGCCTTTGGAGTCTTCACAGCAGGCATTGATTCCAATGTTGGGTTTGACCCCAAAGACCCGATGAGGACCCCGACTGCCAGGGAGGTGCTGAGGGACATGGGCCAGAGAGGAATGTCGTATGCCAAAAACTTTGCCATCGTGGGTGCAATGTTCTCCTGCACTGAGTGCATTATTGAATCA CACAGAGGCAAGTCCGACTGGAAGAATGCTGTGTACAGTGGCTGTGTTACTGGGGGGGCCATTGGATTCCGGG CTGGCCTGAAGGCAGGAGTACTGGGCTGCGGAGGCTTTGCTGCATTTTCTGCTGCAATAGAGTACTACCTACGATGA